The proteins below are encoded in one region of Mangifera indica cultivar Alphonso chromosome 7, CATAS_Mindica_2.1, whole genome shotgun sequence:
- the LOC123219888 gene encoding fatty acyl-CoA reductase 2, chloroplastic-like isoform X3, with the protein MQGKSYQNFMLSKVVPIPGNIGESNLGMDPDLMVEIAQEVDVIINSAATTTFDERFDVAVNINTRGPSRVLDFAKKCKKLCCFIHVSTAYVNIENVGEILNPKSSPLLHPPVDVDAEMKLALDSNLALRGSEEIVQKMKELGLERARCYGWKNVYEFTKAMGEILIDKNREEIPVAIVRPSVIESTFKEPYPGWLQGIRMADTFILAYGKGYLPAFINPEAVIDIIPVDMVVYAIISAMAKHGITRKPELNVYHITSSRVNPVKLKFLFDMAFEHFKSSPIKDMNGKEVEIKRVQFLNSLKEIFLHISNESIPKDANVSLGHERKLSKEIEHIMNHIYIHGGLKAATPTNCGKPCL; encoded by the exons ATGCAAGGGAAATCTTACCAAAACTTCATGTTAAGTAAGGTGGTTCCTATTCCCGGAAATATTGGTGAATCAAATCTTGGTATGGATCCTGATTTAATGGTGGAAATAGCACAAGAGGTAGATGTAATCATAAATTCAGCAGCCACTACAACATTCGATGAGAG ATTTGATGTAGCTGTAAACATAAACACAAGAGGGCCATCTCGAGTGCTTGATTTTGCAAAGAAGTGCAAGAAACTTTGTTGTTTCATACATGTATCAACTG CATATGTTAATATAGAAAACGTCGGAGAGATTCTCAACCCCAAAAGCTCACCATTATTACACCCTCCTGTGGATGTTGATGCTGAAATGAAGTTAGCTTTGGATTCAAATCTTGCTTTACGTGGAAGTGAAGAAATAGTTCAGAAAATGAAAGAATTGGGCTTAGAAAG GGCTAGATGCTATGGGTGGAAAAACGTTTATGAATTTACCAAGGCAATGGgagaaattttaattgataagaaTAGAGAAGAAATCCCAGTTGCTATTGTCCGTCCAAGTGTTATCGAAAGTACTTTTAAAGAGCCATACCCTGGATGGTTACAAGGGATCAG AATGGCTGACACATTCATTTTAGCTTACGGCAAAGGCTATCTTCCTGCCTTCATAAACCCTGAGGCAGTTATAGACATA ATTCCAGTTGACATGGTTGTATATGCAATTATTTCTGCAATGGCAAAGCATGGAATTACTAGGAAACCAGAGCTTAACGTCTACCACATTACATCTTCAAGAGTAAATCCAGTGAAGCTGAAATTCTTATTTGATATGGCTTTTGAACATTTCAAGTCCTCTCCAATCAAAGACATGAATGGCAAAGAAGTTGAAATTAAAAGAGTCCAATTTCTGAACTCGTTGAAAGAAATCTTCTTACATATATCAAACGAAAGTATCCCTAAAGATGCGAATGTTTCTCTAGGACACGAAAGAAAATTATCCAAGGAAATAGAGCATATTATGAACCATATTTATATTCACGGTG GTTTGAAAGCAGCGACACCTACAAATTGTGGGAAGCCATGTCTTTAG
- the LOC123221398 gene encoding ankyrin repeat-containing protein ITN1-like, protein MGQRGSIEAAGPPDADPLDDSQIEAQPPSSESEAEAAALPPQNTTLPYSYRRLYHAAKNGDWKTAESFVRDNSDFVASLVGDNTNLWLARLTSVTAETALMVTARSFQWEFVEKPVELLNPEELAMRNSVGYTVLHFVAYSESVKTAEILVRKCRDLTQMVSTDEATPLLQAARRSLHKDMIWYLALVTRLELGSADCPFTGNLSNELFRNLTYAGFHVPGLKQVREAKLQHRCVEKMTEKFCIELGLNCAFDRVVSMLELVIFLATIFGHVEIVRICLKHCPDLIFKCDGQRQHILHVATEWRQEEIFNLITEIPATTANLLNTKDAEGNSIRHIAAKLARPSKLLSISGAALQMQREVQWLKEVEKLFDPAKRGEIDMEVNTVMDYFTENHKKLAEEGEKWMKDTANSCMIVTTLVATVVFAAAFTIPGGNVGDTGNPVFLQRTDFLVLVISDALALLSSSTSLLMFFSILTARYALEDFLLKLPMRLIIGLGCLFFAIITMMVAFGAALYMQLKDRWVSIYIPIIVLGCIPVLLFAKQQVPLFYDMVQSTYGFGVFRRKKTW, encoded by the exons ATGGGACAGCGGGGGAGTATTGAAGCAGCAGGACCGCCAGACGCAGATCCACTTGATGATTCCCAGATTGAAGCTCAGCCTCCCTCTAGTGAGTCTGAGGCGGAAGCTGCAGCTCTACCACCCC AGAATACAACGCTACCGTATTCCTACCGACGTTTGTACCATGCTGCGAAAAATGGTGACTGGAAAACTGCTGAAAGTTTTGTTAGGGACAACAGTGATTTTGTTGCAAGTTTAGTTGGGGACAACACAAATTTATGGCTCGCAAGGCTCACTTCCGTCACCGCAGAGACAGCATTGATGGTTACCGCAAGATCATTTCAATGGGAATTTGTGGAGAAGCCGGTGGAACTTTTAAATCCGGAAGAGCTTGCAATGCGAAATTCAGTTGGTTACACGGTTCTCCATTTTGTTGCCTATTCTGAAAGCGTAAAAACTGCCGAAATTCTGGTAAGAAAATGCCGTGACTTAACACAAATGGTCTCCACGGATGAAGCAACTCCACTACTGCAGGCTGCCAGACGGTCTCTCCATAAGGACATGATTTGGTACCTTGCTTTGGTAACAAGACTTGAGCTTGGTAGCGCCGACTGTCCCTTCACGGGGAATCTATCCAACGAGCTCTTTCGTAATCTCACTTACGCAGGTTTTCATG TACCAGGCTTAAAACAAGTTCGAGAAGCCAAGTTGCAACATAGATGTGTTGAGAAAATGACAGAGAAGTTTTGCATTGAACTTGGATTAAACTGTGCCTTTGACCGCGTCGTTTCTATGCTTGAGCTAGTCATTTTTTTAGCTACAATTTTTGGGCATGTTGAAATAGTAAGGATTTGTCTTAAACATTGTCCGGATCTGATTTTCAAGTGCGATGGGCAACGCCAACACATATTGCATGTTGCAACTGAATGGAGgcaagaagaaatttttaatcTGATAACCGAGATCCCTGCAACTACAGCTAATTTGCTCAATACAAAGGATGCTGAAGGAAACAGCATCCGGCACATTGCAGCAAAACTGGCACGTCCCTCTAAACTCTTATCAATTTCTGGTGCGGCTTTACAGATGCAAAGAGAGGTGCAATGGCTCAAG GAGGTGGAGAAATTATTTGACCCTGCAAAAAGAGGCGAGATCGATATGGAAGTTAATACAGTTATGGACTATTTCACGGAGAATCACAAGAAGTTGGCTGAGGAGGGAGAGAAATGGATGAAAGATACTGCAAATTCTTGCATGATTGTTACCACGCTCGTTGCCACTGTAGTTTTTGCTGCTGCTTTTACTATACCTGGAGGCAATGTAGGTGATACAGGCAATCCAGTTTTTCTGCAGCGGACAGATTTCTTAGTGTTGGTCATTTCAGATGCACTAGCTTTGCTTTCTTCATCCACTTCTTTATTGATGTTCTTTTCTATCTTAACTGCGCGATATGCGCTCGAAGATTTCCTCCTAAAGCTACCAATGAGGTTGATTATAGGTCTCGGTTGTCTCTTCTTTGCTATCATCACTATGATGGTGGCCTTTGGTGCAGCATTGTATATGCAACTCAAGGACAGATGGGTATCAATTTACATCCCAATTATCGTTCTGGGTTGTATACCGGTACTGTTATTTGCCAAGCAGCAAGTTCCATTGTTCTACGATATGGTCCAGTCAACATATGGATTCGGAGTTTTTAGGAGGAAAAAGACATGGTGA
- the LOC123219888 gene encoding fatty acyl-CoA reductase 2, chloroplastic-like isoform X2, with protein sequence MSSFSLQPQKKIETTCKNGIGILEFLPAKNYFVTGATGFLGKAIIEKLLRAALDVCKIYLLIKAENEEAALERIKTEIIDSNLFDLVRDMQGKSYQNFMLSKVVPIPGNIGESNLGMDPDLMVEIAQEVDVIINSAATTTFDERFDVAVNINTRGPSRVLDFAKKCKKLCCFIHVSTAYVNIENVGEILNPKSSPLLHPPVDVDAEMKLALDSNLALRGSEEIVQKMKELGLERARCYGWKNVYEFTKAMGEILIDKNREEIPVAIVRPSVIESTFKEPYPGWLQGIRMADTFILAYGKGYLPAFINPEAVIDIIPVDMVVYAIISAMAKHGITRKPELNVYHITSSRVNPVKLKFLFDMAFEHFKSSPIKDMNGKEVEIKRVQFLNSLKEIFLHISNESIPKDANVSLGHERKLSKEIEHIMNHIYIHGGLKAATPTNCGKPCL encoded by the exons ATGAGCTCTTTCTCCCTTCAACCACAGAAAAAAATAGAGACAACTTGTAAGAATGGCATTGGCATTCTTGAGTTTCTTCCTGCCAAGAACTATTTCGTTACTGGTGCCACTGGTTTCCTAGGCAAAG ccATAATTGAGAAGCTATTACGAGCAGCACTCGACGTTTGCAAGATTTATCTCTTAATCAAGGCAGAAAACGAAGAAGCTGCAttagaaagaataaaaactgAA ataatagaTTCAAATCTATTCGACTTGGTGAGAGATATGCAAGGGAAATCTTACCAAAACTTCATGTTAAGTAAGGTGGTTCCTATTCCCGGAAATATTGGTGAATCAAATCTTGGTATGGATCCTGATTTAATGGTGGAAATAGCACAAGAGGTAGATGTAATCATAAATTCAGCAGCCACTACAACATTCGATGAGAG ATTTGATGTAGCTGTAAACATAAACACAAGAGGGCCATCTCGAGTGCTTGATTTTGCAAAGAAGTGCAAGAAACTTTGTTGTTTCATACATGTATCAACTG CATATGTTAATATAGAAAACGTCGGAGAGATTCTCAACCCCAAAAGCTCACCATTATTACACCCTCCTGTGGATGTTGATGCTGAAATGAAGTTAGCTTTGGATTCAAATCTTGCTTTACGTGGAAGTGAAGAAATAGTTCAGAAAATGAAAGAATTGGGCTTAGAAAG GGCTAGATGCTATGGGTGGAAAAACGTTTATGAATTTACCAAGGCAATGGgagaaattttaattgataagaaTAGAGAAGAAATCCCAGTTGCTATTGTCCGTCCAAGTGTTATCGAAAGTACTTTTAAAGAGCCATACCCTGGATGGTTACAAGGGATCAG AATGGCTGACACATTCATTTTAGCTTACGGCAAAGGCTATCTTCCTGCCTTCATAAACCCTGAGGCAGTTATAGACATA ATTCCAGTTGACATGGTTGTATATGCAATTATTTCTGCAATGGCAAAGCATGGAATTACTAGGAAACCAGAGCTTAACGTCTACCACATTACATCTTCAAGAGTAAATCCAGTGAAGCTGAAATTCTTATTTGATATGGCTTTTGAACATTTCAAGTCCTCTCCAATCAAAGACATGAATGGCAAAGAAGTTGAAATTAAAAGAGTCCAATTTCTGAACTCGTTGAAAGAAATCTTCTTACATATATCAAACGAAAGTATCCCTAAAGATGCGAATGTTTCTCTAGGACACGAAAGAAAATTATCCAAGGAAATAGAGCATATTATGAACCATATTTATATTCACGGTG GTTTGAAAGCAGCGACACCTACAAATTGTGGGAAGCCATGTCTTTAG
- the LOC123219888 gene encoding fatty acyl-CoA reductase 2, chloroplastic-like isoform X1, with product MSSFSIEAQNKIERTCKNGIGILEFLPAKNYFVTGATGFLGKAIIEKLLRAALDVCKIYLLIKAENEEAALERIKTEIIDSNLFDLVRDMQGKSYQNFMLSKVVPIPGNIGESNLGMDPDLMVEIAQEVDVIINSAATTTFDERFDVAVNINTRGPSRVLDFAKKCKKLCCFIHVSTAYVNIENVGEILNPKSSPLLHPPVDVDAEMKLALDSNLALRGSEEIVQKMKELGLERARCYGWKNVYEFTKAMGEILIDKNREEIPVAIVRPSVIESTFKEPYPGWLQGIRMADTFILAYGKGYLPAFINPEAVIDIIPVDMVVYAIISAMAKHGITRKPELNVYHITSSRVNPVKLKFLFDMAFEHFKSSPIKDMNGKEVEIKRVQFLNSLKEIFLHISNESIPKDANVSLGHERKLSKEIEHIMNHIYIHGGLKAATPTNCGKPCL from the exons ATGAGCTCTTTCTCCATTGAAGCACAGAATAAAATAGAGAGAACTTGTAAGAATGGCATTGGCATTCTTGAGTTTCTTCCTGCCAAGAACTATTTCGTTACTGGTGCCACTGGTTTCCTAGGCAAAG ccATAATTGAGAAGCTATTACGAGCAGCACTCGACGTTTGCAAGATTTATCTCTTAATCAAGGCAGAAAACGAAGAAGCTGCAttagaaagaataaaaactgAA ataatagaTTCAAATCTATTCGACTTGGTGAGAGATATGCAAGGGAAATCTTACCAAAACTTCATGTTAAGTAAGGTGGTTCCTATTCCCGGAAATATTGGTGAATCAAATCTTGGTATGGATCCTGATTTAATGGTGGAAATAGCACAAGAGGTAGATGTAATCATAAATTCAGCAGCCACTACAACATTCGATGAGAG ATTTGATGTAGCTGTAAACATAAACACAAGAGGGCCATCTCGAGTGCTTGATTTTGCAAAGAAGTGCAAGAAACTTTGTTGTTTCATACATGTATCAACTG CATATGTTAATATAGAAAACGTCGGAGAGATTCTCAACCCCAAAAGCTCACCATTATTACACCCTCCTGTGGATGTTGATGCTGAAATGAAGTTAGCTTTGGATTCAAATCTTGCTTTACGTGGAAGTGAAGAAATAGTTCAGAAAATGAAAGAATTGGGCTTAGAAAG GGCTAGATGCTATGGGTGGAAAAACGTTTATGAATTTACCAAGGCAATGGgagaaattttaattgataagaaTAGAGAAGAAATCCCAGTTGCTATTGTCCGTCCAAGTGTTATCGAAAGTACTTTTAAAGAGCCATACCCTGGATGGTTACAAGGGATCAG AATGGCTGACACATTCATTTTAGCTTACGGCAAAGGCTATCTTCCTGCCTTCATAAACCCTGAGGCAGTTATAGACATA ATTCCAGTTGACATGGTTGTATATGCAATTATTTCTGCAATGGCAAAGCATGGAATTACTAGGAAACCAGAGCTTAACGTCTACCACATTACATCTTCAAGAGTAAATCCAGTGAAGCTGAAATTCTTATTTGATATGGCTTTTGAACATTTCAAGTCCTCTCCAATCAAAGACATGAATGGCAAAGAAGTTGAAATTAAAAGAGTCCAATTTCTGAACTCGTTGAAAGAAATCTTCTTACATATATCAAACGAAAGTATCCCTAAAGATGCGAATGTTTCTCTAGGACACGAAAGAAAATTATCCAAGGAAATAGAGCATATTATGAACCATATTTATATTCACGGTG GTTTGAAAGCAGCGACACCTACAAATTGTGGGAAGCCATGTCTTTAG